The following proteins come from a genomic window of Rattus norvegicus strain BN/NHsdMcwi chromosome 8, GRCr8, whole genome shotgun sequence:
- the Fbxw12 gene encoding F-box/WD repeat-containing protein 12 isoform X2 yields MEFHLPSVPMRKILSYLDAFSLLQIAQVNKRWNTFASTDVLWRKFCLKRWFFYEVVTLELLGTESWKQFFVCRTRQERAKSRAKPEDFTYKEIPVEIGFLAGAPRNAYYISGCGLTRDGQGKSVICVVTSMNTISTWDLHKGAVTWVSPVQPSYIKILATLPEMHIAVTVDIESTIKLWDCHNREALATNNMLSSCQSLKAVFTKDGPVVLAGDTSGNLLIFRIPDLHLISRVHVFQYGINELYCSPQKKWVFLSKKHSQILPKVFFMSSLLRTSEFSAPASTILSFPLCQRAFWTPRREDRITLMSIKGSKKITTFVTFDIKLEKEEIGNKIRVKEYAIANFSLKKFEDTLEWMGVSDKNVIVCSTGSSLLIYSITGLHLQTFPYGPGEILRLSVDPLHVIVTFIDGSLELFAWEERSPLLRRCYRLYNKRHMLHRRFVNKTLCDDVSIVRVMTNVPSSSFLMVYTLNNGS; encoded by the exons ATGGAGTTCCATTTGCCCAGTGTGCCGATGAGGAAAATCCTTTCCTATCTGGATGCCTTCAGTTTGCTGCAGATTGCCCAAGTGAACAAG AGATGGAATACATTTGCCAGCACTGATGTCCTGTGGAG GAAGTTCTGTCTGAAGAGGTGGTTCTTCTATGAAGTCGTCACCCTAGAGCTCCTCGGCACAGAGTCATGGAAGCAGTTCTTCGTTTGCCGAACACGGCAAGAACGAGCCAAGTCCCGGGCAAAGCCAGAAGATTTCACTTACAAAGAAATTCCCGTGGAAATTG GTTTCCTTGCAGGAGCTCCGAGAAATGCATATTATATCTCAGGGTGTGGCTTAACAAGAGATGGGCAAGGCAAGTCGGTTATCTGCGTGGTGACTTCCATGAACACTATTTCCACCTGGGATCTTCATAAG GGTGCTGTGACCTGGGTAAGCCCAGTACAGCCCAGCTACATCAAGATCTTGGCTACCCTCCCTGAGATGCACATTGCGGTCACTGTAGACATAGAATCAACTATCAAACTGTGGGACTGTCACAACAGGGAAGCCCTGGCCACTAACAACATGCTCTCTTCCTGTCAATCACTGAAAGCCGTCTTCACAAAGGATGGCCCTGTTGTCTTG GCAGGTGATACCTCGGGTAACCTCTTAATCTTTAGGATTCCCGACTTGCACCTCATTTCCAGAGTCCATGTATTCCAATACGGTATTAACGAACTCTACTGCTCTCCTCAGAAGAAATGGGTCTTTCTGAGTAAGAAACACTCACAAATCTTGCCAAAG GTGTTTTTCATGAGCAGCCTACTGAGGACATCAGAATTCTCCGCCCCCGCATCTACCATTCTCTCGTTTCCATTATGCCAAAGAGCCTTCTGGACCCCACGAAGGGAAGACCGGATAACCCTGATGTCCATAAAAGGCTCCAAAAAAATCACAACATTTGTCACGTTTGATATCAAGCTGGAAAAGGAAGAGATCGGGAACAAAATAAGGGTTAAAG AATATGCCATAGCGAACTTCTCGTTGAAAAAGTTCGAGGACACCCTGGAGTGGATGGGAGTCAGTGATAAGAACGTGATTGTTTGTTCAACTGGGTCCTCACTCTTGATCTACAGCATCACGGGTCTCCACCTGCAGACATTTCCTTACGGCCCAGGAGAGATCCTGAGACTGTCGGTG GACCCCCTTCATGTCATCGTCACATTTATCGATGGCTCTTTGGAGTTGTTTGCGTGGGAAGAAAGAAGCCCACTGCTCAGGAGGTGTTACCGGCTGTATAACAAGAGACATATGCTGCATCGACG CTTTGTTAACAAAACTCTATGTGACGATGTGAGCATAGTTCGGGTGATGACAAATGTTCCCTCCTCCAGCTTTCTGATGGTGTACACCTTGAACAACGGCTCTTGA
- the Fbxw12 gene encoding F-box/WD repeat-containing protein 12 isoform X1, whose amino-acid sequence MRLPKKASEWKQLEALRQDDALVPQGAVTWVSPVQPSYIKILATLPEMHIAVTVDIESTIKLWDCHNREALATNNMLSSCQSLKAVFTKDGPVVLVFFMSSLLRTSEFSAPASTILSFPLCQRAFWTPRREDRITLMSIKGSKKITTFVTFDIKLEKEEIGNKIRVKEYAIANFSLKKFEDTLEWMGVSDKNVIVCSTGSSLLIYSITGLHLQTFPYGPGEILRLSVVCLECVLFCFVFCFVLTCVHMCICTCGSTCRGQRTTSWS is encoded by the exons ATGAGGCTTCCAAAGAAAGCCAGTGAGTGGAAGCAGTTGGAGGCGCTCAGACAGGATGATGCTCTTGTTCCTCAGGGTGCTGTGACCTGGGTAAGCCCAGTACAGCCCAGCTACATCAAGATCTTGGCTACCCTCCCTGAGATGCACATTGCGGTCACTGTAGACATAGAATCAACTATCAAACTGTGGGACTGTCACAACAGGGAAGCCCTGGCCACTAACAACATGCTCTCTTCCTGTCAATCACTGAAAGCCGTCTTCACAAAGGATGGCCCTGTTGTCTTG GTGTTTTTCATGAGCAGCCTACTGAGGACATCAGAATTCTCCGCCCCCGCATCTACCATTCTCTCGTTTCCATTATGCCAAAGAGCCTTCTGGACCCCACGAAGGGAAGACCGGATAACCCTGATGTCCATAAAAGGCTCCAAAAAAATCACAACATTTGTCACGTTTGATATCAAGCTGGAAAAGGAAGAGATCGGGAACAAAATAAGGGTTAAAG AATATGCCATAGCGAACTTCTCGTTGAAAAAGTTCGAGGACACCCTGGAGTGGATGGGAGTCAGTGATAAGAACGTGATTGTTTGTTCAACTGGGTCCTCACTCTTGATCTACAGCATCACGGGTCTCCACCTGCAGACATTTCCTTACGGCCCAGGAGAGATCCTGAGACTGTCGGTGGTATGTTtggaatgtgttttgttttgttttgttttttgttttgttttaacatgtgtgcacatgtgcatttgCACATGTGGGAGcacttgcagaggccagaggactaCTTCCTGGAGTTAG
- the Fbxw12 gene encoding F-box/WD repeat-containing protein 12 isoform X3 yields MEFHLPSVPMRKILSYLDAFSLLQIAQVNKRWNTFASTDVLWRKFCLKRWFFYEVVTLELLGTESWKQFFVCRTRQERAKSRAKPEDFTYKEIPVEIGAPRNAYYISGCGLTRDGQGKSVICVVTSMNTISTWDLHKGAVTWVSPVQPSYIKILATLPEMHIAVTVDIESTIKLWDCHNREALATNNMLSSCQSLKAVFTKDGPVVLVFFMSSLLRTSEFSAPASTILSFPLCQRAFWTPRREDRITLMSIKGSKKITTFVTFDIKLEKEEIGNKIRVKEYAIANFSLKKFEDTLEWMGVSDKNVIVCSTGSSLLIYSITGLHLQTFPYGPGEILRLSVDPLHVIVTFIDGSLELFAWEERSPLLRRCYRLYNKRHMLHRR; encoded by the exons ATGGAGTTCCATTTGCCCAGTGTGCCGATGAGGAAAATCCTTTCCTATCTGGATGCCTTCAGTTTGCTGCAGATTGCCCAAGTGAACAAG AGATGGAATACATTTGCCAGCACTGATGTCCTGTGGAG GAAGTTCTGTCTGAAGAGGTGGTTCTTCTATGAAGTCGTCACCCTAGAGCTCCTCGGCACAGAGTCATGGAAGCAGTTCTTCGTTTGCCGAACACGGCAAGAACGAGCCAAGTCCCGGGCAAAGCCAGAAGATTTCACTTACAAAGAAATTCCCGTGGAAATTG GAGCTCCGAGAAATGCATATTATATCTCAGGGTGTGGCTTAACAAGAGATGGGCAAGGCAAGTCGGTTATCTGCGTGGTGACTTCCATGAACACTATTTCCACCTGGGATCTTCATAAG GGTGCTGTGACCTGGGTAAGCCCAGTACAGCCCAGCTACATCAAGATCTTGGCTACCCTCCCTGAGATGCACATTGCGGTCACTGTAGACATAGAATCAACTATCAAACTGTGGGACTGTCACAACAGGGAAGCCCTGGCCACTAACAACATGCTCTCTTCCTGTCAATCACTGAAAGCCGTCTTCACAAAGGATGGCCCTGTTGTCTTG GTGTTTTTCATGAGCAGCCTACTGAGGACATCAGAATTCTCCGCCCCCGCATCTACCATTCTCTCGTTTCCATTATGCCAAAGAGCCTTCTGGACCCCACGAAGGGAAGACCGGATAACCCTGATGTCCATAAAAGGCTCCAAAAAAATCACAACATTTGTCACGTTTGATATCAAGCTGGAAAAGGAAGAGATCGGGAACAAAATAAGGGTTAAAG AATATGCCATAGCGAACTTCTCGTTGAAAAAGTTCGAGGACACCCTGGAGTGGATGGGAGTCAGTGATAAGAACGTGATTGTTTGTTCAACTGGGTCCTCACTCTTGATCTACAGCATCACGGGTCTCCACCTGCAGACATTTCCTTACGGCCCAGGAGAGATCCTGAGACTGTCGGTG GACCCCCTTCATGTCATCGTCACATTTATCGATGGCTCTTTGGAGTTGTTTGCGTGGGAAGAAAGAAGCCCACTGCTCAGGAGGTGTTACCGGCTGTATAACAAGAGACATATGCTGCATCGACGGTAA